The Candidatus Omnitrophota bacterium genome segment TCACCCGCGATCAGTCCGAATTCGGCGCGAAAAAAGGGAATGAAATCCATCTTTGGCTTCAGCAAGAAAACGATCGATGGAAAGAAGCCGACATTTCCTGTCCGCATGGCGAGGGAATCGATTTGGCCGATATCGACCGCGACGGCGATGAAGATATCGTTATCGGCGGCGTCTGGTATGAAAATCCGGGGAAAATCGATGCGGCCTGGACGGCTCGCTCCTACGGCGAGTGGCATCCCAACGCCACAGTTCAAGCGGCGGACATCAACGGCGATGGACGTTTGGATATGGTCTTGACTCCCTCCGAATTGAAAGAACAGTTCTATAAGATTTCCTGGTTCGAAGCGCCGCCCGATCCAAAGCAAGATTCTTGGAAAGAACATGTAATAATTCCAAAAATCGAATGCGTCATCCACGGCTTGCAAACAGCTGACATAAATGGCGACAGCTCGATCGACGTCATCTATTCGGAAATGCACCAAGGCCAGGACCCGGATGAATTCGTCATTATGCTCAACCTCGAACAAGGCGAGAAGTGGATAAAACAAACAGTCTCCACTCGCGGCTCGCATTACATCCAAGCGGGGGATGTGGATGGGGACGGCGATATCGACTTGATGGGCGCCAACTGGAGCGGCGAGTATCAGCCTGTTGAATTGTGGATGAATAATTAGTTAGTAAAAAAGTAGCATGGGGCAGGTTTTTTGATCCATTGTTATTGAGGAATTTTAAAAATGATGGATCGAATGAGGCGACCCATCCTGCGATTCATGAATTCACTATTGCCTCATCATCACCGCCTCTGCTGGCAGCCATTGGATTAAGACGTTTTCCTGTGGGTAAGCGTGGCCTTTGTGTTGGCGGAAACCTTCGCCGTATTCGCAGTCGTATTCCGCTCCGCGCCTTCGCGCCCATTCTTTCATCGATTCCACGTAACAATCGACATTATAAAATATTACATCATATTTATTTAAAAAGCCATTATTCACAGTAATATTATATATAACCTTTTAATTATCAATGGGTTATGGTTTATGCTTCATTAATTATCAAAAAATATTATATTTTTAATAATTTCCTCTTGACAAATACATCCATAATGTAGTAATTTTAATTAATTTGTGATATTCGAGGAGAATGATTTTATGAAAATTGCTTTTCAGACCATTCTTTGTGGACCACAAATAAAAAATTGTTCAAATCTTTTTTTAGAATTACGGGAATTGGGATATGACGGTGTTGAAATAGCTCAAACACCCTCTATGTTGCCTAATGTCAAGGATTTAAAATCACTTCTAGAAGATACGAATTTGAAATTTGTAGGTTTTGCAGGGGGAAAGCTTTGGAAACGCTTTGATTATTGTGAAGAATTCAAACCGTTTTATTTATATATCGAAAATTGGCATGAAAAATCATGTAAAGAAGCAATATCTAGAGGTTTTAAACTTGCTTTACATCCCCATGCCTATAAAAAAATTCATAATTACGAGTTATCGAAAAAAATATTAGAAGATCATCCTGAAATATTTTTTTTGCCAGATACAGCGCATCTCTATTTTGCTAAAGATAATCCTGCAATAATTATAAAAAGAGAATCAAATCGTATTGCTGCTATTCATTTGAAGGATTGGTCTCCAATTTATGGTCGTTCTTTTCACCGTTATGCTCGCGGCTTTATTGAATTGGAAAAAGGGGAAGTTTTTGCCGATTCATCAAATTTAAGTGAATTTATTAAAGTTATCACAAATATTGATGAAGAACGAAATCTAAATGGAGAAAAATATTCAAATGAGTTGTTTTTTAAGGATTTATGGTTAGTCATCGAACAGGATTACACTCCTTCTGATCCAATTGATTGTGCAAGATATTCCATAGATTGGTTAAATGAAAAAGGTATTAGTGTAGATAAAAAATATCCGTTACGTTATCCTTCCCATATAAATTTGAAGACGTCCAAACAAATATGTACTTACGAAAAAAAAGCTGAATATTATAACGCCTTGGTAAATATTACAAAAATGAAGGATATTAAATCATTTTGTGATTTCATTCTGTCATCATTGCAAAAAATAATTCCTTGTAAATGTATATCTATATGGGAACACAGTCCTACAAATATGCTGACGATTTACCCAAATAATAAACCTACTACCGGCTCGCTTCGACTTCTTTCATTTTGGCCTAATGAAAAAATACAATATAATAACCCTTATTTACGAAGTTGTGATTCATGTCTTTTTGGTGAAGCTATCGATTCTCAAGAAGTGGAAATTTTTGATTTAACAAATATTTGTCATGATAAACCGCATTTAAAATTTCGTATGAATGAACCTGACGCGCTCATTAAAGAATTTAGCCTAAAAAAGATGGTTTCTATTCCGATTTTAAATACCTATAATCCTAATCAATTTGTACTTGTCATTAATCTTTTCCCTGAAGATAACATTGATTTGGATAATACACAAAGGGAGTGGATGGAAATAGGCAACTCTATAGCCATCGCTTTTGAAACCATATTAGAAGATATTTGTCAATCTACTGCATCTACGATCAATAATCTTCTTGTTAAAGAAAAAACATTAAAAGATTTTTTAGGTAGGGCAAAAGATAATATTCAGTTGGAAATGAAATGTGAAGGAATTACAATATTTCTAGTAAATGAATATAAAGATAAATTAGAACCCCATGAATCAACTGGTATTCAATGGGAAGAAAATTTAGAGATAGATAAACGATACTATAATTATGGAGAGGGGAAAACGGGGAATATTTGGAAGAATGGTATGACATTATTGACTGATGATCCACGGAAATTAGAAGGAAATAAAGGTAAAAGTTGGGAAATTGTAAAGTCTTCAGATAAATTTTCCACTTTATTTTTTCCATTAAAGGATTGTATGAATGATGTTATAGGTGTTATTCGTTGTAGAAATAGAAATATTGAATCCACATCATATTGTTTACCAAATATGTTTTCTGAAAGTGATGTATCTATATTAGATGCAATATGCCAAATGGTAAGCCCTCATTTATCCATTCGGCTTGCAGAAGAAAGAAAAGCAAAAACATTATCTCGAATTTCTCATGAATTGAAAAATCCTATTACTGCTAT includes the following:
- a CDS encoding VCBS repeat-containing protein, with the translated sequence MNRILALSLGAGFCFLFLADGIYGDGEISMTHRIVDERGPINPWTKILADIDGDGLQDIVIGGQSGPLVWHQSPQWEKRPIAEGGYNTVDGEAADIDGDGDPDIVMGGLFWYENPGKFDKANPSFWKTHTIASHPTHDIEIADLDKDGKLDIVTRDQSEFGAKKGNEIHLWLQQENDRWKEADISCPHGEGIDLADIDRDGDEDIVIGGVWYENPGKIDAAWTARSYGEWHPNATVQAADINGDGRLDMVLTPSELKEQFYKISWFEAPPDPKQDSWKEHVIIPKIECVIHGLQTADINGDSSIDVIYSEMHQGQDPDEFVIMLNLEQGEKWIKQTVSTRGSHYIQAGDVDGDGDIDLMGANWSGEYQPVELWMNN
- a CDS encoding ATP-binding protein; the encoded protein is MKIAFQTILCGPQIKNCSNLFLELRELGYDGVEIAQTPSMLPNVKDLKSLLEDTNLKFVGFAGGKLWKRFDYCEEFKPFYLYIENWHEKSCKEAISRGFKLALHPHAYKKIHNYELSKKILEDHPEIFFLPDTAHLYFAKDNPAIIIKRESNRIAAIHLKDWSPIYGRSFHRYARGFIELEKGEVFADSSNLSEFIKVITNIDEERNLNGEKYSNELFFKDLWLVIEQDYTPSDPIDCARYSIDWLNEKGISVDKKYPLRYPSHINLKTSKQICTYEKKAEYYNALVNITKMKDIKSFCDFILSSLQKIIPCKCISIWEHSPTNMLTIYPNNKPTTGSLRLLSFWPNEKIQYNNPYLRSCDSCLFGEAIDSQEVEIFDLTNICHDKPHLKFRMNEPDALIKEFSLKKMVSIPILNTYNPNQFVLVINLFPEDNIDLDNTQREWMEIGNSIAIAFETILEDICQSTASTINNLLVKEKTLKDFLGRAKDNIQLEMKCEGITIFLVNEYKDKLEPHESTGIQWEENLEIDKRYYNYGEGKTGNIWKNGMTLLTDDPRKLEGNKGKSWEIVKSSDKFSTLFFPLKDCMNDVIGVIRCRNRNIESTSYCLPNMFSESDVSILDAICQMVSPHLSIRLAEERKAKTLSRISHELKNPITAILGAISAIDRETKINKYRFRYPYIDEIKSYCELAKRIISKADFYRFQQKEFILNIKCIYLLKDIFEPVRTQIEILLLDRNFSSRNIKHDSFQEIQQLYVDHNYFQSVFFNLLTNSIKFAFDDPEKFKVNVKTKGEKRGYKIIFEDNGVGIPEGCEKKIFMEGYRGPNVDEFNVSGDGIGLWIVKEILEAHNCTIQVTKNKNPTTFEIFIPRELETSPKWYNPPKRMEE